A single Chloroflexota bacterium DNA region contains:
- a CDS encoding methylmalonyl-CoA mutase family protein — translation MALQERKPKFETLSGIEAKRVYTPEDVLDNYNTNLGFPGEYPFTRGVQATMYRGRFWTMRQYAGYASADESNARYKYLLAQGQTGLSVAFDLPTQTGYDSDATMAEGEVGKVGVAISSLADMERLFDGIPLDKVSTSMTINATASILLSLYIAVAKKQGVDPKQLRGTVQNDILKEYIARGTYIFPPAPSMRLATDIIEYCARELPNWNPISISGYHIREAGSTAVQEIAFTFANAIEYVNSTLARGLTIDEFAPQLSFFFVSQMDFLEEIAKFRAARRLWARIIKERFGAQNATSMMLRFHTQTAGVSLTAQQPQNNIVRTAIEALAAVLGGTQSLHTNSFDEAIALPTEESVQIALRTQQIIAHESGVTNTIDPIAGSYYVENLTDEIEKQVNEYLERIERMGGALKAVETGFVPREIQESSWKFQREVEAKERVVIGVNDFVTAEKYSGKRLRVDPRVRDEQSARLRELRNRRDNLRAQNALNALTDAARGTRNLMPAILACVESYATLGEICDTLRKEFGEYRGGGMF, via the coding sequence CGATGTATCGCGGACGCTTTTGGACGATGCGCCAATACGCCGGGTACGCGAGCGCGGACGAATCGAACGCACGCTACAAGTATTTGCTCGCGCAGGGACAGACCGGCTTGTCCGTCGCGTTCGATCTCCCCACGCAAACCGGTTACGACTCCGATGCCACGATGGCGGAAGGAGAAGTCGGCAAGGTCGGCGTTGCCATTTCATCGCTCGCAGATATGGAGCGATTGTTTGACGGCATTCCACTCGACAAGGTCTCGACCTCGATGACGATCAACGCGACGGCGAGCATTTTGCTTTCGCTCTACATCGCGGTGGCAAAAAAGCAAGGCGTTGACCCGAAGCAATTACGCGGCACCGTGCAGAACGATATTCTCAAAGAGTATATCGCGCGCGGCACGTACATCTTTCCGCCCGCGCCTTCGATGCGTCTCGCGACCGACATCATCGAGTACTGCGCGCGCGAACTGCCGAACTGGAATCCGATTTCGATCAGCGGCTATCACATTCGCGAAGCCGGTTCGACCGCGGTGCAAGAAATCGCGTTCACGTTCGCGAACGCGATCGAGTACGTCAACTCGACGCTCGCGCGCGGACTGACGATTGACGAATTCGCGCCGCAACTCTCGTTCTTTTTCGTGTCGCAAATGGATTTCCTCGAAGAGATCGCGAAATTTCGCGCGGCGCGGCGATTGTGGGCGCGCATTATCAAGGAGCGTTTCGGCGCGCAGAACGCAACTTCGATGATGTTGCGTTTTCACACGCAGACCGCGGGCGTCTCGCTCACCGCGCAACAGCCGCAGAACAATATCGTCCGCACCGCGATTGAGGCGCTCGCTGCTGTCCTGGGTGGCACGCAATCGCTGCACACGAATTCGTTCGACGAAGCCATCGCGCTCCCGACCGAGGAATCGGTACAGATCGCGTTGCGCACGCAACAAATCATCGCGCACGAGTCGGGCGTGACAAACACGATTGACCCGATTGCTGGGTCGTACTATGTCGAAAATCTCACCGACGAAATCGAGAAACAGGTAAACGAATACCTAGAACGAATTGAACGAATGGGTGGCGCGCTCAAGGCGGTTGAGACCGGATTTGTCCCGCGTGAAATTCAGGAATCATCCTGGAAGTTCCAGCGCGAAGTCGAAGCGAAAGAACGCGTCGTCATCGGTGTGAATGATTTCGTGACGGCGGAAAAGTACAGCGGGAAACGTTTGCGCGTGGACCCGCGCGTGCGCGATGAGCAATCCGCGCGTCTGCGCGAATTGCGGAATCGGCGCGACAATCTACGCGCGCAAAACGCGTTGAACGCGTTGACCGACGCGGCGCGCGGCACGCGCAACCTAATGCCTGCGATTCTCGCGTGCGTCGAAAGTTACGCGACACTCGGCGAAATCTGCGATACACTCCGCAAAGAGTTTGGCGAGTATCGCGGCGGGGGAATGTTCTAA